Proteins encoded in a region of the Podarcis muralis chromosome 2, rPodMur119.hap1.1, whole genome shotgun sequence genome:
- the LOC114592014 gene encoding zinc finger protein RFP-like codes for MEAEGAIEGLLEEATCSICLEYFIDPVTIACGHNFCQACFDQLWEDPNVDSCCPQCRERIKQRNFRPNRQLANMVEIVRNFQERKGLKRKWEEPQRQQEPPKLFWRDDQAPGGVVWDRLHADQGHAASSISKISVKYKAQLETEKQKIRSAFQRMQVFLRTKQRLWLGELGDLEKKIWRRGEGNFAELSGELSRLRNLIVATEARNVQPSYHVFQPPRESLQDIRRALTRCEKKASEHESDLSHWWDETLKIAVEKSSALEKATEKYKASLEQVQDTAPLMQDLNKVDVTLDANTAHPCLIVSEDLKSVWWEVEKKKKGGKKKKSNNRGATGNLPDNPERFNGELCVLGQEGFTAGKHWWVVEVETWGRAMWAVGVARDTMRRKGVICTHTNEGVWAVGRFSRSPSRPCQFFAFTFPAPTPLALAKDPQKIRVSLDYEKGQVQFSDADTDGLIFTYHTGSFSEEKLRPFFQVRSCGTALKCWPRSPAAVNGNDNARRATGNFWFSDEVRLQRPPAAEAFHIDEGWWEF; via the exons ATGGAAGCCGAGGGTGCTATTGAGGGGCTCCTTGAGGAGGCGACATGTTCCATCTGCCTGGAGTACTTCATAGACCCAGTTACAATCGCTtgcgggcacaacttctgccaagCCTGCTTTGACCAACTTTGGGAGGACCCAAACGTAGACTCCTGCTGCCCTCAGTGTCGAGAGAGGATCAAGCAAAGGAACTTCAGGCCAAACCGTCAGCTGGCAAATATGGTCGAGATCGTCAGGAACttccaggaaaggaaaggattgAAGAGAAAGTGGGAAGAGCCCCAGAGGCAGCAGGAGCCCCCGAAATTATTCTGGAGGGATGATCAGGCACCAGGGGGTGTGGTTTGGGACCGGTTGCACGCTGACCAGGGCCACGCCGCGTCTTCTATAAGCAAGATCTCCGTAAAATACAAG GCGCAGTTAGAAACAGAGAAGCAGAAAATCAGATCCGCCTTCCAGAGAATGCAGGTATTTCTCCGGACAAAACAGCGTCTCTGGCTAGGTGAGCTGGGAGATCTGGAAAAAAAGATTTGGAGGAGGGGTGAAGGAAACTTTGCCGAACTCTCTGGGGAGCTTTCCCGACTCAGAAACCTGATCGTGGCGACGGAGGCGAGAAACGTGCAGCCATCATACCACGTCTTCCAGCCCCCGAGGGAATCCCTCCAG gacatcagaagagccttAACGAG GTGTGAGAAGAAAGCATCTGAGCACGAATCGGACCTTTCTCACTGGTGGGACGAGACGCTCAAAATCGCTGTGGAGAAAAGTTCTGCGCTGGAAAAGGCTACGGAGAAATATAAAG CGTCTCTGGAGCAAGTTCAAGACACAG CTCCTCTGATGCAAGACCTGAACAAAG TGGATGTCACCCTCGATGCAAATACCGCACACCCTTGCCTTATCGTCTCTGAGGATTTGAAGAGTGTGTGGTGGgaggtggagaagaagaagaagggtgggaagaagaagaagagcaacaACAGAGGGGCGACGGGGAACCTCCCTGACAACCCAGAGAGATTTAACGGGGAGCTCTGTGTGCTGGGCCAGGAGGGGTTCACGGCAGGGAAACATTGGTGGGTGGTGGAGGTGGAAACCTGGGGGAGGGCAATGTGGGCCGTGGGGGTCGCCCGAGACACCATGAGGAGGAAAGGCGTTATCTGCACCCATACGAACGAAGGGGTGTGGGCGGTGGGGAGGTTTTCCCGCAGCCCATCTAGGCCTTGCCAGTTCTTTGCTTTCACCTTTCCCGCACCGACCCCTTTGGCCTTGGCGAAAGATCCCCAGAAGATCCGTGTGTCCCTGGATTACGAAAAGGGTCAGGTGCAGTTTTCTGACGCCGACACTGACGGTTTGATTTTCACCTACCACACGGGGTCGTTCTCTGAGGAGAAGCTCCGGCCCTTTTTCCAAGTGAGGAGCTGCGGGACGGCTTTGAAGTGCTGGCCTCGGAGCCCCGCTGCCGTGAACGGAAATGATAACGCCAGAAGAGCGACGGGGAACTTCTGGTTCTCGGATGAAGTTAGACTCCAACGCCCACCAGCCGCAGAAGCATTCCACATTGatgagggatggtgggaattctgA
- the LOC114592022 gene encoding zinc finger protein RFP-like, which yields MASGDPLQGLREEATCSICLDYFASPATIDCGHSFCRACLVQYWAESGAGPCCPQCREATQQRILRPNLQLANLVQLVRQLKADAGEDSGEASPASCKDDPALLLGAESDPSKGDPAPHDSSPAEEASLQYKRKIKSHLTFLKKEREKLVNLKLAEEMGRQECLTLFETEKKKARSSFERMHQFLVEKQHLWLGQLEDLEKAMERKQEGNLAKLSEEISRLNELIVEMKWKYLQPTSELLQDTRSSLSRYEKNFGVHAVVLSPRLEEKLRVFSQKNAALEKAMENYKESLEQVLQPDYLKQTLQKANVTLDPDTAHPFLILSHDLKGVRRVQREQDLPFNPERFDTMPYVLGCDRFTSGRHWWEVEVWGKATWAVGVATESVRRKGGVDISPHQGIWAMGKPPCYSPSPCQFLAFTSPQPTDLTLRREPRKIRVALDCEAGCVEFSDADTEEFIFAFPPRSFFGEKIRPFLQVCCDVSLKC from the exons atggcgtCCGGAGATCCCTTGCAAGGGCTCCGCGAGGAAGCGACTTGCTCCATCTGCCTGGATTACTTCGCGAGCCCGGCGACCATCGACTGCGGCCACAGCTTCTGCCGAGCCTGCCTCGTCCAGTACTGGGCAGAGTCCGGCGCGGGCCCCTGCTGCCCTCAGTGCAGGGAAGCCACCCAGCAGAGGATCCTCCGGCCCAACTTGCAGCTGGCCAATTTAGTGCAGCTGGTCAGGCAGCTCAAGGCGGACGCGGGAGAGGACTCGGGAGAAGCCAGCCCGGCCTCCTGCAAAGACGACCCGGCCCTACTCTTGGGGGCGGAGAGCGACCCGTCCAAGGGGGATCCGGCCCCCCACGACTCCTCTCCCGCAGAAGAGGCTTCCCTGCAGTATAAG AGGAAAATCAAGTCGCACCTGACATTTctgaagaaggagagagaaaagctggTGAACCTGAAACTTGCTGAAGAGATGGGGAGGCAGGAGTGTCTG ACGTTGTTTGAAACGGAGAAGAAGAAAGCCCGGTCTTCCTTTGAGCGAATGCACCAATTCCTTGTGGAGAAACAGCACCTCTGGCTGGGCCAGCTGGAAGATCTGGAGAAAGCGATGGAGAGGAAGCAGGAGGGAAACCTCGCCAAACTCTCCGAGGAGATTTCCCGACTCAACGAGCTGATCGTAGAGATGAAATGGAAGTACCTGCAGCCCACAAGCGAATTGTTACAG gaCACCAGAAGTTCCTTAAGCAG GTACGAGAAGAATTTTGGGGTGCATGCGGTGGTCCTTTCTCCCAGGCTGGAAGAGAAGCTCAGAGTTTTCTCGCAGAAAAATGCTGCCTTGGAGAAAGCTATGGAGAACTATAAAG AATCTCTGGAGCAAGTTCTGCAACCAG ATTATTTGAAGCAGACCTTGCAGAAAG CGAACGTGACTCTGGATCCGGACACGGCCCACCCCTTCCTCATTCTGTCCCATGACCTGAAGGGCGTGCGGAGAGTTCAAAGGGAGCAGGACCTGCCTTTCAACCCCGAGAGATTTGACACCATGCCCTACGTGCTGGGCTGCGACAGATTCACTTCGGGAAGGCACTGGTGGGAGGTGGAGGTGTGGGGCAAGGCGACGTGGGCCGTGGGGGTGGCCACGGAGTCGGTCAGGAGGAAGGGGGGCGTCGACATCAGCCCCCACCAGGGGATCTGGGCCATGGGGAAGCCGCCCTgctactccccctccccctgccagttCCTGGCTTTTACTTCTCCTCAGCCGACTGACCTGACCTTGAGGAGAGAGCCCAGGAAGATCCGCGTGGCCCTGGATTGCGAGGCGGGCTGCGTGGAGTTTTCCGACGCAGACACGGAGGAATTCATCTTCGCTTTCCCTCCGAGATCGTTCTTCGGGGAGAAAATCCGGCCCTTTCTGCAGGTGTGCTGCGACGTCAGCCTGAAATGCTGA